From a region of the Phaseolus vulgaris cultivar G19833 chromosome 6, P. vulgaris v2.0, whole genome shotgun sequence genome:
- the LOC137831872 gene encoding putative glucose-6-phosphate 1-epimerase: MGHSAAVWDYRAATEITKDWNGIDQILLRTPRGSSARVSLHGAQVTSWRNEHGEELLFTSSKAIFKAPKSIRGGIPMCFPQFGNCGSLEQHGFARNRMWAIDENPPPLPGNDSSGKSFIDLVLKSSEEDMKCWPHSFEFRLRVSLATDGDLTLISRVRNINGKPFSFSFAYHTYLLVSDISEIRIEGLETLDYLDNLFKKERFTEQGDAITFESEVDRVYLSSPNIIAVLDHEKKRTFVIRKEGLPDVAVWNPWEKKSKSMVDFGDEEYKQMLCVDGSVIEKPVSLKPGEEWTGRLQLSIVPSSFCSDRLGLDRSGL; encoded by the exons ATGGGGCATTCTGCAGCCGTATGGGACTATAGAGCAGCAACTGAAATTACTAAGGACTGGAATGGAATTGATCAAATTCTGCTTCGGACCCCAAGGGGTTCTTCAGCACGG GTAAGCTTACATGGGGCGCAGGTCACTTCATGGCGGAATGAGCATGGGGAAGAACTTCTGTTCACAAGCAGCAAG GCAATTTTCAAGGCTCCAAAATCAATCCGAGGAGGGATTCCGATGTGCTTTCCACAG TTTGGAAACTGTGGATCGCTGGAGCAGCATGGTTTTGCAAGAAATAGAATGTGGGCAATTGATGAAAATCCTCCTCCTCTTCCTGGAAATGATTCCAGTGGGAAATCCTTCATTGACCTGGTGCTAAAATCATCTGAAGAAGATATGAAGTGCTGGCCACACAG TTTTGAATTCCGTCTTCGGGTGTCTCTTGCGACAGATGGGGACCTGACTTTGATATCTAGAGTCAGGAATATAAATGGCAAGCCGTTTAGTTTCTCATTCGCATATCACACTTACTTATTGGTTTCTGACATTAG TGAGATAAGGATTGAAGGTCTGGAGACACTGGATTACCTAGACAACCTTTTCAAAAAGGAGCGATTTACAGAACAAGGAGATGCAATAACATTTGAATCTGAG GTGGATCGAGTTTATCTTAGCTCTCCAAACATAATTGCAGTGCTAGATCACGAGAAGAAGCGAACATTTGTTATAAGGAAGGAAGGTCTCCCTGATGTTG CTGTGTGGAATCCATGGGAGAAGAAATCAAAGTCAATGGTGGATTTTGGTGATGAAGAGTACAAACAGATGCTTTGTGTTGACGGGTCGGTGATAGAGAAACCGGTGAGCTTGAAGCCGGGAGAGGAATGGACCGGGCGGCTGCAGCTATCGATTGTGCCATCAAGTTTTTGCAGTGATCGTCTGGGTCTTGACAGAAGTGGTCTTTGA
- the LOC137831875 gene encoding exosome complex component RRP41 homolog, giving the protein MEYVSPEGLRLDGRRPMEMRQIRAEIGAVSKADGSAIFEMGNTKVIAAVYGPREVQNRSQISNHALVRCEYSMANFSTGDRMRKSKGDRRSTEISLVIRQTMEAAILTHLLPRSQIDIYVQVLQADGGTRSACINAATLALADAGIPMRDLVTSCSAGYLNSTSLLDLNYVEDSAGGPDVTLGILPKLDKVTLLQMDSKLPIDILETVMQLAIEGCKAIANYIREILLENTKQLEYRRGV; this is encoded by the exons ATGGAATACGTCAGCCCAGAAGGACTTCGCCTGGATGGTCGCCGACCCATGGAG ATGCGACAAATTCGTGCAGAAATTGGTGCTGTATCCAAAGCAGATGG TTCTGCCATATTTGAGATGGGTAATACCAAAGTTATTGCTGCTGTTTATGGCCCTAGAGAG GTGCAAAATAGGAGCCAAATAAGCAACCATGCTCTG GTTCGATGTGAGTACAGCATGGCTAATTTTAGCACTGGAGATCGCATGAGGAAATCAAAGGGTGACAG GAGATCAACTGAAATTTCTCTGGTTATTCGGCAAACCATGGAAGCAGCTATATTGACCCATCTATTGCCTCGATCCCAG ATAGATATATATGTCCAAGTTCTCCAAGCAGATGGAG GAACTAGATCTGCTTGTATAAATGCTGCAACTTTGGCCCTTGCCGATGCTGGGATCCCTATGCGTGATCTTGTAACTTCCTGCAGTGCTGGATACCTTAACAGCACGAGTCTGCTTG ATTTGAACTATGTAGAAGACTCTGCTGGAGGTCCTGATGTAACTCTAGGAATTCTGCCAAAACTGGATAAAGTGACACTTCTTCAG ATGGATTCTAAACTACCAATTGACATTTTGGAAACTGTTATGCAACTGGCAATTGAAGGCTGCAAAGCAATAGCAAACTACATTCGGGAA ATTTTGCTGGAGAACACAAAGCAATTAGAGTATCGACGAGGTGTATAG